The Stegostoma tigrinum isolate sSteTig4 chromosome 9, sSteTig4.hap1, whole genome shotgun sequence genome includes a region encoding these proteins:
- the LOC125454625 gene encoding thyroid transcription factor 1-like: MSLSPKHTTPFSVTDILSPIEETYKKFGGMDGAGNLGPPLGGYRQAQVSQSSMQQHAMGHNATVATTYHMPHGVSQFSHGAMGGYCNGSIGNMGELPSYQDTMRNSATGSGWYGGTNPDPRYSTISRFMGTSSGMNMSGMGTLAGMTDSTKPMAPLHAAPRRKRRVLFSQAQVYELERRFKQQKYLSAPEREHLASMIHLTPTQVKIWFQNHRYKMKRQAKDKATQQMQQENNLCQQQQSPRRVAVPVLVKDGKPCQNGSSTPTPSQQAQQQQGANGILPVASNTISQQQNQQVNSLAQTQDLAQVSPNPSSIHNSVTNMSQMDTATADYTGNMVNPGLLYGRTW, translated from the exons ATGTCGTTGAGCCCAAAGCACACAACGCCGTTTTCAGTGACAGACATCCTGAGCCCGATTGAGGAGACCTACAAGAAGTTTGGTGGCATGGACGGTGCTGGCAACCTCGGACCTCCTCTGGGGGGCTACCGTCAAGCCCAGGTCTCCCAGTCCAGCATGCAGCAACACGCCATGGGACACAACGCCACGGTGGCGACCACTTACCATATGCCACACGGCGTCTCTCAGTTTTCACACGGGGCCATGGGAGGCTACTGCAACGGGAGTATTGGCAACATGGGGGAACTGCCCTCATACCAGGACACCATGAGGAACAGCGCTACAGGGAGTGGCTGGTACGGCGGTACGAACCCGGATCCCAGATATTCAACAA TCTCCCGCTTCATGGGGACATCTTCAGGGATGAACATGTCTGGAATGGGGACTTTAGCGGGAATGACAGATTCCACCAAGCCTATGGCACCTTTGCACGCAGCCCCAAGGAGAAAGAGAAGAGTATTGTTCTCCCAGGCCCAAGTCTACGAGCTGGAGCGACGCTTCAAGCAGCAGAAGTACCTGTCCGCTCCCGAGAGAGAACACCTGGCGAGCATGATTCACCTCACCCCGACCCAGGTCAAGATCTGGTTCCAAAACCATCGCTACAAGATGAAACGCCAGGCCAAAGACAAGGCTACTCAACAAATGCAGCAGGAGAATAACCTGTGTCAGCAGCAACAGTCTCCCAGGAGGGTGGCCGTGCCAGTGCTTGTGAAAGACGGTAAGCCCTGTCAAAACGGCTCCAGCACCCCTACCCCCAGCCAACAAGCTCAGCAGCAACAGGGCGCCAATGGGATCCTCCCAGTCGCCAGCAACACCATCTCTCAGCAACAGAATCAACAAGTGAATTCACTCGCTCAAACCCAAGATCTCGCCCAAGTGTCGCCAAATCCATCGTCTATTCACAATTCGGTCACTAACATGTCTCAAATGGACACGGCTACTGCAGACTACACGGGTAATATGGTGAATCCTGGCCTGCTGTACGGTCGGACCTGGTAG